The Aspergillus luchuensis IFO 4308 DNA, chromosome 4, nearly complete sequence DNA window GAGGTCGAAGTGTATGTTTTTTCTCACCCTAGAACTTCCCTCTTAGGTCTTGTTGTTAGCTATGATGGGCGAGGAGCATGCGTTGCGCAATGGTGTCTGTCCATTGAGTGAATTACTTCCGATCCCCATTGAGCGCTCGCGCGTGCCTTCGAACGttgcttttcccctctctACGGAAATTCGGATTGCTGACTGTGATTGATATCATCGATATAGTCTCTCCCCTGGCTTTGTTCAAGAACCCCATGATCCTGATGGCTTTGGTGGCTCTCGGTTTCACCTTTGGAATGCCCAAGTTGATGGAGAATAGTATGTGCTGTCCCAAGTCACTAGACTCCACTCATTTTGTTCcgccctctctctctcgctcgctATATCTTATCTTGTGAATAACTTCCTTGCTAACATGCACTCTTATCAGTGGACCCCGAAATGCGCGCCGAGTTCGAGAAACAGTCTCGCTCTTCTCCCATCGGAGGCGCAACCAGAAGTGCTATGGCTGGTGGCGGGGCTCCCGGGAACTTCgacctggctggctggatggcCGGTGCCACTCCTAGACCCGGTGCGTCTGGTGCAGAAGCTGCGACTGAGGGAGCGGCTGCTACAACGGGCCgggagggcggtggtgcgTCGCGGAGAAGGGGTTGAAGCGTTGTATGATTACAGTATCGTGTGGGGGTTTAGAggatggtatggtatgtatgtatatggaTTGCGGTGCGTGCTCAATGGATAGATATCGATGTGTCCATGTATAATAAGCTCCTCAAATGGCCCTGTTCCCGAAAGACTCGGCGGGATGAGATTAGAGTTAGAACTAATGGTCTGATTATCGATCAGCTACGGAACGATACCTAGCTTCTTTCATGCATCTTCATAACACATTAGGCTATGGGAAAGTAATACTATCTACATAGAAAACGACAATGATCCGAAAGTAAGcgagcaagcaaagcaagctaGAAGCAACAGAAGAAACCCCAACAGAGAACAAGAGTAGTCAACGACTGCTAACCTCCCAATGCTCATAACTCATCAATCGCCCCTTCCGGCGTAGCTCACCACACACGACAACACGTCTAGAAATCACCCCCAAAGTCATCACCACCGAAATCCCCTCCATcaaaaccaccaccaccataatCACCCGGAGGCGGACCATCAAAGTCATGTCCAAGATCCTCCACAGCATCCGCCAACAAAAACCCACCTAGCAGACCACCCCCCACACCTAACGCCGCAGCCCCCGCAGTTCCCATCCCATTGTGTCGCCGCTGCGGCGCCTGCTGCTGTGCATAATAGCCACCCTGTGCCGGATACGAAGAATAACCATACCCGGCctgctgtggaggaggatagcCACCGTATCCAGCCTGAGGATACCCATAGGCTGCTTGCTGCGGTGGCCGACTGTAACCCATACCAccagcgctgctgctgctactaccgCCGCCAGAATGTCTTCCCATTAATTTGCCCAAGAAGCCCCTGCTCCGCTCCTGTTTCGGTGCAGGTGACGTTGATGGTCCCTGGGGGGACTGCACGCGGGAAGAGGAGTTCTCGGCATAGTAATCGGACGCAGCGCCAGATTGTGCCTGTGCTGGTGGCATCGGACTTCTGCGACGAGcctgggcttcttcttcagcttgtAGCTGAGCTGCTAAGCGGGCATCGCTCTCTAACGTAGAATCCGGCTGGCTGTTGTACGGATTTCTTGAGCCCAGAGGTTTCTTGTCGCCGCCGGCCGCCGCTGAACTAGGTCGAGGACCAGGACTAGAGGCGTCGTATGATGGCGGTGGCCCGCTGGGTGGTCTCTGCGAGTCTTCCTGGTAAGTTGGACCCTCGGGACGTTCCCATTGTGATCTGCCAGTGCGTAGATCTACATAGAACCTTTGACACTGGGCGTTAGTTTCTTTCGGCTTGCAGGATGAATATGTATTCGCGACTGGGGTatgatggcggagatgtgAAATAAGGTCTTACCATTGCTTATATCGGTCGTCGAACTGGGCTTTCCATCCTTCAGGTACTGAAGGAGGCGGGGGCCCGGAGGGAGGAGCAAATGACATCTGTGGTGGTGTGACGATCAGATATGCGAAGACGGGGGCCGGGAATGGATCGGCTAAGGCTTAAGCACTGCCAAGACAGTTGAAGTAGCAAGTTTATAATGGCCAAAAGAGCTGGGATTCGAGAGAGAGATATATGTAGTACCGACTACAATCTAAGGTACGGATATCGAAGTAAAGCCCACCCAGCAATGCCCCGTGGCGCTGCTCAGCCACGTGATGTAATTGGCCGGCACACCGTTGACATCATTCATCCTGGAGGAATGACTTTCCTGCCGCAGGAGTTATTTGATAGGATCAGCGGTCTCCCAACCAATTTCGTCAGGCTCCAGTCTAAATACCGTCAACATCTCGGATGTTAGCATCGATGGCACTGCTGGGCGGCCACCAGAAGTCTTCCTCGAGTGCCTCTTCTACCTCCTGTAGGGCCGTTTGAACTTCGGCAAAATGGATGACATTCGAGCCGGACCTCCATTCCGCGTTCCTAACTGGATCAATGAGCCCAATATTCGGTGGCATAGAAACTGTTGGTGATACAACATGATGCAACCTGCGCTTGTAGTTATCGGGTACATCGCTAACGGGATCGACGGCATCTGTCCCGGCATATGCAAGAGGCTCTGTAAGCCCATCCAGTGTTCTCTTGTTCTGATTGCGCCGCCGATTCCGAATATGTGCCAGCTTAATCTGCGCCTTAACATCCTGCTGGGTGGCTGTATCTAGCCCGATCCTGCAATCGGGGGGCGGACCATCGAGTTGCCGTAGCTGCACCTCTTCTTTCAGTCGGGTTTGTGCAATCTCATGCTCAGGGGTGTTTTCCGGACGAGCCCAGGCTGCAAAGGGACCATCATAAAATGGTCCTTGTCCAACTCCGTATGTTGGGTGTCTGCTGAGCTTCCCTGACTCCAGAAGTTCTGCGCCCGCCTTAATCCCTGATTCAGGATTAGATACATGCCCATCAGGACACATCTGCAGTTGAGGTTGTAATGAAGGCTTAAATTTCATAGAAAGGCCCTCGTTGCTTGTAAACGGGCCGGGGGATAGAAGATGGACacccccagcagcatcaccgaCCAGCAGATTGGACTTATCTTCGGAAAAGGCACCGCACATGATTTCCTCGTCAAATCTGGCCGTATCATGACCGAGCACATCTTCCGGGGCTCTAAGGATATCCCATCTCTTCAACACGCCGTCAGAAGACCCAGTGTAGAATTCGTCAATCCTATCACCCCATAGAGACAAACGAACGCCAACATCAGCTTGCTCCCTGCTGATTGTTTCATCTATCTGATTCAGAGGCTCTCCGTGTTGGAGCTTGTGAAGAATTCGGTCTGGGCGACGATGGTCCCAAACATAGGTAATTCCATCAGTGCAACTGGCTGTCACGTAACTCGGGTTCATAGGGCAAATATAGGCGTCGTTAATATCTAGCGCCGGACACTCAAACTCCATGGTGCAGACTTTTGATGATAAGGGCTGATACATTCGGACTAAGGACCTGGTATCCTTGTAGGCCTTGTTGACAGGGCCATGACCTAtcgatgttgctgctgcaaatATTGGCAAGGTGGGATGCCATTTAATGTCAAACATGTTCTGAGAGTTTGGGGAAAATTGCATAGGTGATATTGATGCCTCGCCTATTCGCCACCCTGCCAACAGACCTGTCTGCAGTGTCCCATCACCCTTTTCGCACATCCCGGCAAGCAGAATGTTTCCGGTTTCCTTAATGGTCCCCCATGCTAAAGAAGTAGGTACTAGTTCTCTGTCCTTTCTGGATCGCGCCCTAGGAAGCTCTAGGAGAGTGTGGGTTGACTCTGCTAATGACCAAAGACCTATTGAACGTGTGCCTGTTGCGAGCAAATTCCGCTCATAATGGGAGCGAGCCATAACTTCCACTTTAGAATCATGCTGAAGCGTCTTGCGGCATGATATATCTCGACCGGAAGCATTCCATATCTTCACTGTATTATCGTAGCTAGCAGTAAAGAGTGCATCTTCCCACCACTCGATGGAAGTCACGCTCATCCAGAGACGAGGATCATGAAGAGTCCGGCTTGCTGCGCTCCTCCCTGGGGGCCGAAGAACATAGTGGTCTGGTAATTCCATCAACTCATTGTTGACAATATCACCAACAACTAGATTGTTATTTCGGTTATATTCCATATTATGCTCGTCGCATTGTGCTGTCGCGCCGGCAGCAAATTTTGTGCCATCAGGTGCCCAAGCCAGGACAATCACATCATTCGAGGCATCTTTCCAAGTTTTCGCAAGCTTAAAACCTTTGTTGGTATTTGACTGAAGCTGTCGTTTTACACGAAGCCCTAGCTCACGGCGCTGCAAGATTTTATTCAAAGACCCGCTTATCTCGGCGCATCGAGACCCCGATGCAGTAGCCTCTATGACACAGGGGTTGGATGGAAGGCAGCCTCTTTTCGCATCAGCGATAAAGGCGTCTATCTCAGTAGGTCCACGTCGGCTGAGCACCAGAGCGGAGGGTAGAACCCTGGACAACTCCCAGAGCTGATTCCCAGAGAAGAGCAATGGACTATCCTGAGACGTGTCCTGGACTAAGCCCAGAATTTTTCCTACCAGGCTTCTGGCTTGCCGTTTTCGCTTGTTTTTTGAGTGAGGTGCCATCGCTTCTGAAAGCCACTTATGACTAGCATCTATTCCAACGATTTCCTCGGTAGAGATGATCTGCGAAAGCTCACATACCCACCTAATCTTCTTCGAGGCCCTCTGCGAGATATCACAATCATGAGCAGCCTGGATAAGCTGGTCCGAAAGCGCGGTGTCCATCTCCTCGTGTCGCTGAAAGCCgcaaaagcaaaacaagTCCATGATGGCTGCCATTTCGGTTCTGTCAAAGTCAATATGGAGAATCTCATCCACCAGCGGTGGCCTGTTCTGATACTTCAAGGCGTACTCTCCCGGGCTACGCAATGATAAATAGCAAGCACGACCAGATAATCTCAAATCATCTAGACTTCTAAACGGCGACTTGATAATTTGGACATGAGGTGAAGAATAGATGACACGGGCCTGTCCATCTCGATCACGAACACATGACGAAGTATTCGGTTGAGGTGCAATGCTAGAGAACCTGGGTCGTCGGGATGTGGTAGGAGACGGCCTGGCAGGGCTTTCGCTcacatcctcatcggagCCGAAACCCAAATAGTTGGTCTTGTCGTAATAGTTGTTTGGCCCAGACCTTGCACGCCGAGAGCGTCGGTTACTGGACATCTCACGCCCATCTCctggtgatgatgcagtATCCGGCCTATCCTGTTCGGAAAAATACAAGGGGTCTGGTGTTTGCGGTGTGCTGGATGTGATGCGGTTCTCGCCAGTGATCGCTGGTGATGATCTAGGTTCAACGCGCGTTTTAGGCGTCTTAGGCGGCCTACCGCGCTTCTTGACGCTTCCCCGAATATCTTCCCCGGTCCTAGAGCATTCTCCTGGGGCAGTATTTTGATCGCCGCGACTTGACGCTGGGGACCCTCGTGTTTGGTGAGAGGAGTTTCTTATAAACTGTGAAAGGAGGAATTGAGCTTCCTCAATAACAGCAAGTTCTTCGGATTGCTCTGGCGTATGTATACGGGACATTGTGCGCGGATAACTTGTCTCCCACTAGGTATCCCAAACCAAGACAACTGAGCTTGCCGGCGCATGTCGACCTATTGCTCAGTGAATGAGTGCCAGCACTGGAGGTGAATCAGACTGGGAGACGGTTTCGAAGGGGACCTGCTGTAGCGCCAATATAAAAGCTCAAGTCAGCACCGGTTAATGGCTTCAATTTAACTCAAAATGGATTTTTGACAGCCTGGCGGGGAACAAACACTATATGAGGGGAAGGATTAGAACTCTACCCAGTATGGATACATAAGTCCAGCAAGAGTTTCGCACAGCTTCGAATAGTCATCACTCATCCAGACCTCACTTGGGCCTCGCCTGAGCCACAATGTTgagggcagcagcagaacaatactatatatcttgCGCGTCGACTGCGACGCGCGAACGCGCTGGATAAAGTGCTCTATATTCTTGTAAAAGGCAGGCGGTCGGGTCTCACGGATCAGGCGCACTAGGGCCAATCATGTAATCGAGCCGCGGCTCCTTAtcgagtaagtagtagtaactactagtaccGTAGCTTCATACCAGGCTAGTAAGAGGCTcaaagtagtagtctattatattttcctCTACCAGTTCTACTCTTTATGGTCTCTACAGGGTTGACGGAACTTTTCATTGGGAGAGGTGCCTACAGTCACTACGGTGGGATGCCATGATCACCtatacatcatcaccaaatCAATCCGTTGGTGCGATAGCAAAGGGACCAGGCCCAGTCAGAGAAAGGCTTAGTCCTGCATGAATGCAAGCCTAGACATATCAATTTCTAGGATCGCCCAATAAGCAGTCATCGTGCCGAAGCAAATAAAACAACATATATGTACAGAATATATTCAGATCAATGAAAGGAATACAGGGGGCCGAGGTACACGATGAGGGGATCAATCAGTAGGACTTTCTGGGCCCAAGTAACATTTATCATTTGGCAAGGGTGCTTTAAGGAGTTTCTTTCAGATCACATGTTTCACTTGGAAATTGCCCGGTTCCTCTTACGAAGAGAGACCATAAGGTCATAAAGAACGTCCTTGAACCCAAACAAGAAAGCTGCGGTAATGGCGCTCTGTGTGACCTTTGGCCCAATGCCTGTCATATGATATTAGCATAAGTTTGCATGGCTCCCCCATCGTCAGTACTATACCTCTGTAAAGGCCCACAAAACCCTCTTCCTTGACGATTCTCTTCAGGCTCCCGTTCAGACTCTCCTTAGGGCCATCTTTACTAGCGACATGCATGCGGCTCTTCACTGTAATATAGGGATAGGTGATCGAAGTTGCCAGTATCTTACCAAGCGCCCCAAGATAGAACGCATCCTTTGGCGTCATACGCCTACGACGCTCCACAATATTCTTCAGCTGTTCAAAGATTGTGTACTGTAGAATCGGGTTGATAACCAGAATGAGGGCTGGCAAAACGCCAGCAAAGAGAGCCTTGGGCCCCTCTTGCCGGAGCAAGTCCAACAATGTACTAATTGTAGAGGCCCGCGACTTCTTGGGAGGAGTCCCTGGCAATGTTTCTTGCTCCGACTCGGACTTGCGAGCTGTCATTCTAGTGTTTACAACCCATATAGGGTTTGTGATCAGGACCGTCGCACTCCCGGCGATAGCGCCCGCGATCATTGACTCCGCCGTCGTGAGCTTCTTTGAGGAGCGCCCCGCCCGCGCAGCCGCCTTTTCGAAAGCCGAACGCGTCCATTCGTACCAATAGTAGTAGACGAAGTTCGTGACGCTGATGCCAAAGAGCGCAGATTCAAGACCGGAATAGAGCCCAGAAACCCCCTCTCGTTGAATGATGCGGCGTATTGCGTCGTACGTCGTGGAATGGGCACGCTTGGATTCGACTTGCGCTCTCGTGGAGAGGGTTATCAGGGGATAACTACAACATATGGGATGTCAACGCTGATTCCATTAACGGGAGGTGTTGCCGCACGTCAAGAGCATTGACAGTATACCGCCTCCAGCGCCCGCCAATGCATGTGCCATGTTGTCACTCTGCTGGACCGCAGCAGACACTGCAATGGCCTTCTTTTGCCCTTCAATGTTAGACTGAGACATGATCGATAACGCGGTGATTTTCTTTGTCTATCGGAATAGGTGCGTCAAGAAAGCTGATCGATATTATACTATGATGGTGCACGCGAATCGGGTATCGGTACCTCGGATCCTTATAGATGGGTTACGGATTGCTTTGACAAGTGAGTGTGAAAAAGACGGCAGATGGGGAACTAGTGGTATTTCAATAAATCTGCCCGAGAAGGTCGCAAGGAATGACTGCAAGAAAGGAGGAAAGGGGTTAGATATGTAGGCCTTGGGACGAATGGGGTAGGGACTATGTCGATGTCGGGTGCGAGAAAGACTCGGCTCTGGATTGGGGGTGATGGTTTACATGACGTTTGCCGAAGCCTGTGCCTCGGCTGATGGGTGACCCTCATCAGCTGATCGGATCAACGCTCATGCCATATGAAATTTGGCTAACTTCCTGAGGCTTCTCCATACTCCTAGATGATTACTGGGGAGAAAAGCATAATCATGAATTAAGGAGGTGACATTTGCCGGTAAATAGCAGATCCACTTCACGTGTTTCATATACCGTTGTAATATCCATCCTCCACATTTCTCTCTTGACCCTTTGATACAACAACAGGTGATTGACATTAGAGTCCGTTGCTTTCCTTCTAAGCGATTCGTGTCAGTATCTACCATCTGAACAATAATTACATATAGAGTCAGAGCCTGGTCACAGTTGAAGAGTGTGGGAGGGACTACCTAGGCATGAAAGCATCAGGAACTGCTAGGAAGGGTATGTATGGCATGTGACATTCCTGCGCAGAGCAAGTATGGTTTATGAAAACCTCGCACATGGAATATAGCCTACACGCGACAAACAACCCTTGTTCACTTTTCAATATCAATACAAATTTAGACCCGAAACATAGTTGCTATTAGTGAAAGAGCAGCGTGCTAACAATGACTCTACGTAGCCTAACAACCTATATTTCACTATACCGTTACAGTCAAAGTAAATGAAGGCGGAAAAGCGAGTATGTTCTGATTTTGATTTGCCACGAACCATGTTCACTTAAGTATCATTAACTTCTGCATTAATTGACCCAGACATAATCACGCAACGGATCCAACTAACTAAGAAAAACTCAACGGATCAGATAGAAAATGCTTCGAGTTAGAAAGGCCACGAGCAAGACAACAGCGACGGGAAAgatagggaaggggaagatagATGAccgagaggaggaaagggaaaaccTGAGGACACAGAAAATTATCCATAGTGCACCATGTATAAAGACGAAACGAAAGCCTTCTAAAgcatgaaaaagaaaactacTCCCGGTGACCATTGCCAGCATAGAACATTTAAGATAATGCTAGCATTCGAGGAAGACTGCCCGGCAGCAGGGTGCAATAGGTAGCCTCCCTCATGGCTCCTCTTCTTTAATCACCAAATTTTCACCCCGTCTCAAGATGGCGTAATGCAACGCGGGATCAGGATCATCAATAGTCTAGCAGCAGCCGCCCGCGGAGCCGGATTGAACGCCCTGGCCTTGGCCAACCTGCACAGTTGGCTTGTTGTTGACAGTCGCGGTGCCCATGCGTTCCTTGATCTGTCTCGCCATCGTCAAGAAAGCCTGCTCTACATTCGAAGCGTTCTTTGCCGAGGTCTCCAAGAACGGGATTCCAAGGCTGTCGGCGAATTCCTACACAAACACATTGTGTCAATCACCCACTCTGCCAGAACATGGAAGAGTCCCACACAAAGGCATGGCCACATACCTTAGCCACTGTGTATTCAACgaccttcttgtcctccatATCGCTCTTGTTTCCGACAAGGAGCTTGTTGACGCCTTCAGTGGCGTAGCGATCAATCTCTTGAAGCCACTGCTTCACATTGTTGAAAGAGTCCATGTCGGTAACATCGTAGACGACACAGATACCATGAGCACCACGGTAGTAAGAAGAAGTGATTGTCCGGAAACGTTCCTGGCCCGCAGTATCCCACTAGAGCGCCCGTTAGTAAAGCCCGGTGACCGACTGTTGTGAATGGGGGCTGCCTTACGATCTGGAGTTTCACCGTCTTTCCATCCAGCTCGATGGTACGGATTTTCTGCATTCAAGAACGTTAGATG harbors:
- a CDS encoding uncharacterized protein (COG:S;~EggNog:ENOG410PS4X;~InterPro:IPR036020,IPR001202;~PFAM:PF00397;~go_function: GO:0005515 - protein binding [Evidence IEA]) — its product is MSFAPPSGPPPPSVPEGWKAQFDDRYKQWFYVDLRTGRSQWERPEGPTYQEDSQRPPSGPPPSYDASSPGPRPSSAAAGGDKKPLGSRNPYNSQPDSTLESDARLAAQLQAEEEAQARRRSPMPPAQAQSGAASDYYAENSSSRVQSPQGPSTSPAPKQERSRGFLGKLMGRHSGGGSSSSSAGGMGYSRPPQQAAYGYPQAGYGGYPPPQQAGYGYSSYPAQGGYYAQQQAPQRRHNGMGTAGAAALGVGGGLLGGFLLADAVEDLGHDFDGPPPGDYGGGGFDGGDFGGDDFGGDF
- a CDS encoding WD repeat protein (COG:S;~EggNog:ENOG410PN9H;~InterPro:IPR015943,IPR001680,IPR036322,IPR037588, IPR019775;~go_component: GO:0031931 - TORC1 complex [Evidence IEA];~go_component: GO:0031932 - TORC2 complex [Evidence IEA];~go_function: GO:0005515 - protein binding [Evidence IEA];~go_process: GO:0031929 - TOR signaling [Evidence IEA]), which produces MSRIHTPEQSEELAVIEEAQFLLSQFIRNSSHQTRGSPASSRGDQNTAPGECSRTGEDIRGSVKKRGRPPKTPKTRVEPRSSPAITGENRITSSTPQTPDPLYFSEQDRPDTASSPGDGREMSSNRRSRRARSGPNNYYDKTNYLGFGSDEDVSESPARPSPTTSRRPRFSSIAPQPNTSSCVRDRDGQARVIYSSPHVQIIKSPFRSLDDLRLSGRACYLSLRSPGEYALKYQNRPPLVDEILHIDFDRTEMAAIMDLFCFCGFQRHEEMDTALSDQLIQAAHDCDISQRASKKIRWVCELSQIISTEEIVGIDASHKWLSEAMAPHSKNKRKRQARSLVGKILGLVQDTSQDSPLLFSGNQLWELSRVLPSALVLSRRGPTEIDAFIADAKRGCLPSNPCVIEATASGSRCAEISGSLNKILQRRELGLRVKRQLQSNTNKGFKLAKTWKDASNDVIVLAWAPDGTKFAAGATAQCDEHNMEYNRNNNLVVGDIVNNELMELPDHYVLRPPGRSAASRTLHDPRLWMSVTSIEWWEDALFTASYDNTVKIWNASGRDISCRKTLQHDSKVEVMARSHYERNLLATGTRSIGLWSLAESTHTLLELPRARSRKDRELVPTSLAWGTIKETGNILLAGMCEKGDGTLQTGLLAGWRIGEASISPMQFSPNSQNMFDIKWHPTLPIFAAATSIGHGPVNKAYKDTRSLVRMYQPLSSKVCTMEFECPALDINDAYICPMNPSYVTASCTDGITYVWDHRRPDRILHKLQHGEPLNQIDETISREQADVGVRLSLWGDRIDEFYTGSSDGVLKRWDILRAPEDVLGHDTARFDEEIMCGAFSEDKSNLLVGDAAGGVHLLSPGPFTSNEGLSMKFKPSLQPQLQMCPDGHVSNPESGIKAGAELLESGKLSRHPTYGVGQGPFYDGPFAAWARPENTPEHEIAQTRLKEEVQLRQLDGPPPDCRIGLDTATQQDVKAQIKLAHIRNRRRNQNKRTLDGLTEPLAYAGTDAVDPVSDVPDNYKRRLHHVVSPTVSMPPNIGLIDPVRNAEWRSGSNVIHFAEVQTALQEVEEALEEDFWWPPSSAIDANIRDVDGI
- the pmp47 gene encoding putative peroxisomal membrane protein Pmp47 (COG:C;~EggNog:ENOG410PHVF;~InterPro:IPR018108,IPR023395;~PFAM:PF00153;~TransMembrane:5 (o25-48i78-100o128-148i191-212o232-250i)), whose translation is MSQSNIEGQKKAIAVSAAVQQSDNMAHALAGAGGGILSMLLTYPLITLSTRAQVESKRAHSTTYDAIRRIIQREGVSGLYSGLESALFGISVTNFVYYYWYEWTRSAFEKAAARAGRSSKKLTTAESMIAGAIAGSATVLITNPIWVVNTRMTARKSESEQETLPGTPPKKSRASTISTLLDLLRQEGPKALFAGVLPALILVINPILQYTIFEQLKNIVERRRRMTPKDAFYLGALGKILATSITYPYITVKSRMHVASKDGPKESLNGSLKRIVKEEGFVGLYRGIGPKVTQSAITAAFLFGFKDVLYDLMVSLRKRNRAISK
- the YPT1 gene encoding Rab family GTPase YPT1 (COG:U;~EggNog:ENOG410PI28;~InterPro:IPR005225,IPR001806,IPR027417;~PFAM:PF00025,PF08477,PF00071,PF01926;~go_function: GO:0003924 - GTPase activity [Evidence IEA];~go_function: GO:0005525 - GTP binding [Evidence IEA]); the protein is MNPEYDYLFKLLLIGDSGVGKSCLLLRFADDTYTESYISTIGVDFKIRTIELDGKTVKLQIWDTAGQERFRTITSSYYRGAHGICVVYDVTDMDSFNNVKQWLQEIDRYATEGVNKLLVGNKSDMEDKKVVEYTVAKEFADSLGIPFLETSAKNASNVEQAFLTMARQIKERMGTATVNNKPTVQVGQGQGVQSGSAGGCC